A single genomic interval of Peribacillus sp. FSL H8-0477 harbors:
- a CDS encoding diacylglycerol/lipid kinase family protein, giving the protein MITEHNSLNQEGERLAINRIYFIVNPAAKNERSQKLWGKIESSLNIPHTVFYTEQKGHAESIVRDILQKTTYRTLLVSVGGDGTLHEVINGAQGFPHAVITSIPAGSGNDFVRGIQKTKNVKEALDLIAQAESSQAAVDIGEFMIDGEQRHFVNSIGIGIDAEVIYAMNQSKIKKWFNIFKAGKLAYIYTFIKKVITYKRSDMEISIDGKDFYFKNVWFIVVANQSFFGGGMNISPASKTNDGKFEVLAVHTISPLKLLLVFISVYWGGHLRIKHVDMFTGKTIRIHSIDSVKIQADGEFVGSTSVTIQVAERDLHVCQKR; this is encoded by the coding sequence ATGATTACAGAACATAATAGTTTGAATCAAGAAGGAGAAAGACTGGCGATCAATCGGATTTATTTTATTGTAAATCCAGCTGCCAAGAATGAACGCAGCCAAAAGCTCTGGGGGAAAATAGAAAGCAGTCTAAACATACCGCACACCGTTTTTTATACCGAACAGAAGGGACATGCAGAGTCTATCGTTAGAGATATTCTACAGAAAACAACATATCGGACGCTGCTCGTTTCTGTAGGAGGCGATGGAACCCTTCATGAGGTCATTAATGGTGCGCAAGGATTCCCTCATGCAGTTATTACTAGTATCCCGGCAGGATCAGGAAATGACTTTGTAAGAGGTATTCAAAAGACGAAAAATGTTAAAGAAGCACTAGACCTTATAGCCCAAGCTGAATCTTCCCAAGCAGCTGTGGATATAGGTGAGTTTATGATTGACGGTGAACAGAGACATTTTGTAAATAGTATTGGGATAGGCATTGATGCCGAAGTCATCTATGCCATGAATCAATCAAAGATTAAAAAATGGTTTAATATTTTCAAGGCAGGGAAACTTGCATATATCTATACATTTATTAAAAAAGTGATTACCTATAAGAGAAGCGATATGGAAATCAGTATCGATGGAAAGGACTTCTATTTTAAAAATGTATGGTTTATTGTGGTGGCGAATCAATCATTTTTTGGCGGCGGCATGAACATCTCGCCAGCGTCAAAGACCAATGATGGCAAGTTTGAGGTGCTGGCTGTACATACGATTTCCCCTCTTAAATTGCTCCTCGTATTTATCTCCGTTTATTGGGGAGGACATCTTCGGATTAAACACGTGGATATGTTCACTGGGAAGACAATACGGATTCACTCCATTGATTCAGTGAAAATACAGGCTGATGGAGAATTCGTTGGTAGCACAAGTGTAACTATTCAAGTGGCAGAGCGTGATTTACACGTATGTCAAAAAAGATAG
- a CDS encoding NERD domain-containing protein gives MGQLIKLQDYISRYEQDIYRYPLQFVRLKQQQWEKLKTAFLAGELETLYGNQPEDIQAEVWQEGKNRFGTKLKKMFSRQAKSEVTELEALPVMERKEFSLRFSSTPNSLEELKQTYLNQLIRFQLKWGSSTIQEKSYINQTFFLDEKLRFFLQRFPDTCLILYKPIFLLKNAPVEGEVIIVTPTEVWCIAFLEDGDDAAFMGSSDRFWLRKHHLHSDKKVLNPMLSVNRMGKIVKRIGSIYESPLPIHKVILSRNGYIDYPQSPYDIEIVDKRSFPAWFKKMRNAGSPLKHQQLKTAQALLDYCQTTSSSRVEWETEIDGEAEDDYRT, from the coding sequence ATGGGACAGCTCATTAAACTGCAGGATTACATTTCAAGATATGAACAGGACATTTATCGTTATCCCCTGCAGTTTGTACGTTTAAAGCAACAGCAATGGGAGAAGTTAAAGACAGCTTTTTTAGCTGGGGAACTTGAGACCCTTTATGGCAATCAGCCCGAAGACATACAAGCAGAAGTTTGGCAGGAAGGGAAGAATAGGTTTGGTACTAAGCTGAAAAAAATGTTCAGCCGTCAGGCGAAATCTGAGGTGACTGAACTAGAAGCACTTCCTGTTATGGAAAGAAAAGAATTTTCATTACGTTTCTCTTCTACGCCAAATAGTTTAGAGGAACTTAAACAGACCTATTTAAATCAACTTATTCGTTTTCAATTAAAATGGGGAAGTTCAACGATTCAAGAAAAATCGTATATTAACCAGACCTTTTTTCTCGATGAAAAGCTGCGCTTCTTTTTACAGCGTTTTCCTGATACATGCTTGATTCTGTATAAACCCATTTTTTTATTAAAAAATGCCCCTGTCGAAGGAGAGGTGATTATTGTCACTCCTACAGAAGTCTGGTGTATCGCTTTCTTAGAAGATGGTGATGATGCGGCCTTTATGGGCTCAAGTGATCGGTTTTGGCTCCGTAAGCATCATTTACATTCCGATAAAAAAGTGTTAAATCCGATGCTTTCTGTAAACAGAATGGGTAAAATTGTTAAAAGGATAGGTTCAATCTATGAATCGCCGCTTCCCATACATAAAGTCATATTATCTCGAAATGGGTATATAGATTATCCACAATCACCTTATGATATAGAAATAGTTGATAAACGAAGCTTTCCAGCTTGGTTTAAAAAAATGAGAAATGCAGGATCCCCTTTAAAGCATCAGCAACTAAAGACCGCACAGGCACTGCTTGATTATTGCCAAACAACTTCTAGCAGCCGAGTAGAATGGGAAACTGAAATAGATGGAGAAGCAGAAGATGATTACAGAACATAA
- the thpR gene encoding RNA 2',3'-cyclic phosphodiesterase, with protein sequence MNSAAHFFFALTLPEQMKEELHLQSQKLQKDFPFKKWLHRDDYHITLAFLGNASDTQRQEAVRLVESSLKNETSFELTLDGAGIFGDKKSPRILWAGIEESEKLRTIQQKVYDACITAGFKLDKKPFTPHITLARKYTGEQFSLESLQHTADSKQTADFTATKVSLYQTHLGVSPSYESIETIYLRPNT encoded by the coding sequence ATGAATTCAGCTGCGCATTTCTTCTTTGCTCTTACCTTGCCTGAACAAATGAAGGAAGAACTTCATTTACAATCTCAGAAATTACAAAAGGATTTTCCTTTTAAAAAGTGGCTTCATCGCGATGATTATCATATTACACTTGCTTTTCTTGGGAATGCTTCAGACACTCAAAGACAGGAGGCAGTCCGTCTTGTCGAAAGCAGCTTGAAGAATGAAACCAGCTTTGAACTCACACTGGATGGCGCAGGGATATTTGGAGACAAGAAAAGTCCACGAATTCTTTGGGCAGGTATAGAAGAATCTGAAAAGCTGAGGACGATTCAGCAAAAAGTCTATGATGCATGTATAACAGCTGGATTTAAACTGGATAAAAAACCCTTTACACCACATATAACACTAGCAAGAAAATATACAGGCGAACAGTTTTCTCTTGAGAGTTTGCAACATACAGCCGATAGTAAACAGACAGCAGATTTTACTGCAACTAAGGTTAGTTTATATCAAACACATTTAGGTGTCTCTCCTTCTTACGAATCAATAGAGACCATTTATTTACGACCTAATACATAA